The following are encoded in a window of Mycolicibacterium tusciae JS617 genomic DNA:
- a CDS encoding TetR family transcriptional regulator yields the protein MRRSSEQTKAVILAAAREQFAKSGFERATIRAIAADANIDPSMVMRYFGSKDQLFAAAADLDLQLPDLSDVDRDQVGTALVDHFMNRWERDEVLIVLLRASATNAEAAQRMRSMFASQLLPVIVKINPDAPERRAALIATQTLGLALCRYVLQLPPIVTMPHDEAVAWLGPTVQRYLDAP from the coding sequence ATGCGCAGATCGTCGGAACAGACCAAGGCGGTGATCCTGGCGGCAGCCAGGGAGCAGTTCGCCAAATCGGGGTTCGAGCGGGCGACCATCAGGGCCATCGCCGCGGACGCCAACATCGACCCGTCGATGGTGATGCGCTACTTCGGCAGCAAGGACCAGCTGTTCGCCGCCGCGGCCGATCTCGATCTGCAGTTGCCTGATCTGTCCGACGTCGATCGCGACCAGGTGGGGACCGCCCTCGTCGACCACTTCATGAACCGGTGGGAACGCGACGAAGTACTCATCGTGTTGCTGCGGGCGAGCGCCACCAATGCCGAAGCGGCACAACGGATGCGGTCGATGTTCGCGAGTCAGCTCTTACCGGTGATCGTGAAGATCAACCCCGACGCGCCGGAACGTCGGGCGGCATTGATCGCGACGCAGACGCTCGGGCTGGCGTTGTGCCGGTACGTGCTGCAGTTGCCGCCGATCGTCACCATGCCCCATGACGAGGCCGTCGCCTGGCTAGGGCCCACCGTGCAGCGTTACCTCGACGCGCCCTAG
- a CDS encoding FAD-dependent oxidoreductase: MNDNYHPQVLVIGAGPTGLALAASLVARGVATTIVDQQAAGANTSRAAVVNARTLEVLEHLDVARRLVKEGVAAPLFTIRDRGRTLIPIDFSGLPTDYPYSLMVPQSTTERLLLERLEELGGAVLRPRTVTAIAQDADGVTATLDDGAVIRARYAVGADGIHSIVREQAGIGFEGSAYDQSFMLADVRLTGDAPHDEVILFWATAGLTVVAPLPDDVYRIVAPVADATEEPTAEFVQQILDTRVGTDRMTVADVIWGSRFRVHHRVADTYRAGRLLLAGDAAHVHSPAGGQGMNLGIQDAVALGDALAAVLDGAPENVLDDYSAVRRPIAKDVVRMTDRLTRLATLPRAARPIRNAVIGLLGRVPAIRLTLARKLSGLVYR; the protein is encoded by the coding sequence ATGAACGACAACTACCACCCTCAGGTTCTGGTTATCGGCGCAGGTCCGACAGGGTTGGCGCTGGCCGCCTCACTGGTCGCCCGCGGGGTCGCGACCACGATCGTCGATCAGCAGGCCGCCGGAGCCAACACCTCCCGCGCCGCGGTGGTGAACGCCCGCACCCTCGAGGTTCTCGAACACCTCGACGTGGCCAGGCGGCTCGTTAAGGAAGGCGTTGCCGCACCCTTGTTCACGATCCGCGACCGCGGCCGCACGCTGATCCCCATCGACTTCAGCGGGTTGCCGACGGACTATCCGTACTCGCTGATGGTGCCGCAGTCGACCACCGAGCGGCTGCTGCTCGAGCGTCTCGAAGAACTCGGCGGTGCCGTGCTGCGGCCAAGGACCGTCACCGCGATCGCGCAGGACGCCGATGGGGTGACGGCGACGTTGGACGACGGTGCGGTCATCCGTGCCCGCTACGCCGTCGGCGCGGACGGAATTCACAGCATCGTGCGCGAGCAGGCCGGCATCGGGTTCGAGGGCAGCGCGTACGACCAGTCCTTCATGCTGGCCGACGTCAGACTGACCGGCGATGCGCCACACGACGAGGTGATCCTGTTCTGGGCGACCGCGGGCCTGACGGTGGTGGCACCGCTGCCAGACGATGTGTATCGAATCGTCGCGCCGGTCGCCGACGCCACCGAGGAACCCACTGCAGAGTTCGTCCAGCAGATTCTCGACACCCGCGTCGGCACGGACCGGATGACCGTCGCCGACGTCATCTGGGGCTCCCGGTTCCGGGTTCACCACCGCGTCGCCGACACCTATCGCGCGGGCCGTCTGCTGCTCGCCGGTGATGCGGCGCACGTGCACAGCCCGGCAGGCGGGCAGGGCATGAATCTGGGCATCCAGGATGCCGTCGCACTGGGCGATGCGCTGGCCGCCGTCCTGGACGGTGCGCCGGAAAATGTGCTGGACGACTACAGCGCCGTTCGCCGCCCGATCGCCAAAGATGTTGTGAGGATGACCGATCGGCTCACCCGGCTGGCCACGCTGCCGCGCGCGGCACGCCCGATTCGCAACGCCGTGATCGGCCTGCTCGGGCGGGTGCCTGCGATTCGGCTGACGCTGGCCCGCAAGCTCAGCGGTCTGGTGTACCGCTGA
- a CDS encoding AMP-binding protein — MKSQDAGPTDTPILEETIGANFERTVAANPAGDALVDMASGRRWTYAELNDDVDVVARGLMALGIDRGERVGIWAPNCPEWTIVQYATAKIGAILVNINPAYRTHELAYVLKQSGIRTLFSATSFKTSDYVSMVDDVRAETPQLQEVLYLGTDDWRDLIERTDAVAADDLRARMNSLDHHQPINIQYTSGTTGFPKGATLSHCNILNNGYFTTELINFGPTDRLCIPVPFYHCFGMVMGNLGCTSHGATMVIPAPAFDPALTLDAIEKERCTGVYGVPTMFIAMLGQPDLAQRDLSSLRTGVMAGSVCPVEVMKRCVSDMNASELAIAYGMTETSPVSCQTRIDDDLERRTSSIGRAHPHVEIKIVDAETGEVVERGQTGEFCTRGYSVMIGYWEDEAKTAESIDDDGWMHTGDLAVMRDDGYCNIVGRIKDMVIRGGENIYPREIEEFLYTHPDVDDAQVIGVPDEKYGEEICAWVRMKPGKGPVDARALRDFATGKLAHYKIPRYVHVVDEFPMTVTGKVRKVEMRAETVKLLGLDSAEG; from the coding sequence ATGAAGTCCCAAGACGCGGGCCCGACCGACACCCCGATTCTCGAGGAGACCATCGGCGCGAATTTCGAACGCACGGTCGCAGCCAATCCCGCCGGGGACGCGCTGGTCGATATGGCCAGCGGTCGGCGGTGGACGTATGCCGAACTCAACGATGACGTCGACGTGGTCGCGCGGGGTCTCATGGCGCTGGGCATCGACCGCGGTGAACGCGTCGGAATCTGGGCACCCAATTGCCCCGAGTGGACGATCGTGCAGTACGCGACCGCGAAGATCGGCGCGATCCTGGTCAACATCAATCCGGCCTATCGCACGCACGAACTGGCCTACGTGCTGAAGCAGTCGGGGATCCGCACGCTGTTCTCCGCCACGTCGTTCAAGACGTCGGACTACGTGAGCATGGTCGACGACGTGCGGGCCGAGACGCCGCAACTGCAGGAAGTGCTCTACCTCGGTACCGACGACTGGCGCGATCTCATCGAGAGGACAGACGCCGTCGCCGCCGACGATCTACGTGCCAGGATGAATTCGCTGGATCACCACCAGCCGATCAACATCCAATACACCTCGGGCACAACCGGTTTCCCCAAAGGCGCCACGCTCTCACATTGCAACATCCTCAACAACGGGTACTTCACCACCGAACTCATCAACTTCGGACCCACCGACCGACTGTGTATCCCGGTCCCGTTCTATCACTGCTTCGGCATGGTGATGGGAAATCTGGGGTGCACTAGTCACGGCGCCACCATGGTGATCCCAGCGCCGGCCTTCGATCCGGCACTGACCCTGGATGCCATCGAAAAAGAAAGGTGCACGGGCGTTTACGGAGTGCCAACCATGTTCATCGCGATGCTCGGTCAGCCCGACCTCGCGCAGCGCGACCTGTCGTCGCTGCGCACGGGCGTCATGGCCGGATCGGTCTGTCCCGTCGAGGTCATGAAGCGCTGCGTCAGCGACATGAACGCCTCGGAGCTCGCCATCGCATACGGGATGACCGAGACGTCGCCGGTGTCGTGTCAGACGCGCATCGACGACGACCTCGAACGGCGCACCAGTTCGATCGGCCGGGCGCACCCGCACGTCGAGATCAAGATCGTCGACGCCGAAACGGGCGAGGTCGTCGAACGCGGGCAGACCGGCGAATTCTGCACGCGCGGTTACTCGGTGATGATCGGCTACTGGGAGGACGAGGCCAAGACGGCGGAGTCGATCGACGACGACGGCTGGATGCACACCGGCGATCTCGCCGTCATGCGCGACGACGGTTACTGCAACATCGTGGGCCGCATCAAGGACATGGTGATCCGAGGCGGCGAGAACATCTATCCGCGCGAGATCGAGGAGTTCCTGTACACCCATCCGGATGTCGACGACGCGCAGGTCATCGGTGTCCCCGACGAGAAGTACGGCGAGGAGATCTGTGCGTGGGTGCGGATGAAGCCGGGAAAGGGCCCGGTCGACGCGCGGGCCCTGCGCGACTTCGCCACCGGCAAGCTGGCTCACTACAAGATCCCGCGCTATGTCCACGTCGTCGACGAGTTCCCGATGACCGTTACCGGCAAGGTGCGCAAAGTCGAAATGCGAGCCGAAACCGTCAAACTTCTCGGCCTCGACTCCGCGGAAGGATGA
- a CDS encoding epoxide hydrolase family protein, whose amino-acid sequence MGQITPFRIAVPDADLDDLRARLARTRWPEAECVDDWTQGIPLAYTRELADYWANDYDWRAREEALNRFDHFTTEIDGLDIHFIHQRSESENAFPLLITHGWPGSIVEFGKVIEPLTALGFDVVCPSLPGYGFSAKPTGTGWGIEKIAAAWDTLMGRLGYERFGAQGGDWGAAVTTQIGRNAGPRSRSGGDISGCVGIHLNMPLGFPPGKLENPTEAEKQALERGQYYQKWDSGYSKQQSTRPQTLGYGLVDSPVGQLAWIVEKFWSWTDSGGDPQNVLTRDEMLDNVMLYWLTASAASSARLYWESFNAFGSFDRVELPTGIAAFPREILKAPRSWCEAGYNITHWTDMPRGGHFAAFEQPELFVEDVGKFFSTLR is encoded by the coding sequence ATGGGCCAGATCACTCCGTTTCGCATCGCGGTACCCGACGCCGATCTCGACGACCTGCGGGCCAGGCTGGCCCGCACCCGCTGGCCGGAGGCCGAATGCGTCGACGACTGGACCCAGGGCATCCCGCTGGCCTACACCCGCGAACTGGCAGATTACTGGGCCAACGACTACGACTGGCGCGCACGCGAAGAAGCGCTCAACCGCTTCGACCACTTCACCACCGAAATCGACGGTCTCGACATCCATTTCATCCATCAGCGATCCGAGTCCGAAAATGCCTTCCCGTTGCTGATCACCCACGGCTGGCCCGGGTCGATCGTCGAGTTCGGAAAGGTCATCGAGCCGCTCACCGCTCTCGGATTCGACGTCGTGTGCCCGTCGCTGCCTGGATACGGCTTCTCCGCCAAGCCCACCGGCACGGGCTGGGGCATCGAGAAGATCGCGGCAGCGTGGGACACCCTGATGGGCAGGCTCGGCTACGAGCGCTTCGGCGCGCAGGGCGGTGACTGGGGCGCAGCCGTGACGACGCAGATCGGGCGTAACGCGGGGCCCCGGAGCCGCTCCGGCGGCGACATCAGCGGATGCGTGGGGATTCACCTGAACATGCCGCTCGGCTTCCCGCCCGGCAAACTCGAGAATCCGACCGAGGCCGAGAAGCAGGCGCTCGAGCGCGGGCAGTACTACCAGAAGTGGGATTCGGGCTACTCCAAACAGCAGTCGACCCGACCGCAGACCCTCGGCTACGGGCTGGTGGACTCCCCCGTCGGCCAGCTGGCGTGGATCGTCGAGAAGTTCTGGTCGTGGACCGACAGCGGCGGCGACCCGCAGAACGTGCTGACCCGCGACGAGATGCTGGACAACGTGATGCTGTACTGGCTGACGGCCTCGGCGGCGTCGTCGGCCCGCCTGTACTGGGAAAGCTTCAATGCATTCGGCAGCTTCGACCGCGTCGAACTGCCGACCGGCATCGCCGCGTTCCCCAGAGAGATCCTCAAGGCGCCGCGTAGTTGGTGCGAGGCCGGGTACAACATCACCCATTGGACGGACATGCCGCGGGGTGGCCACTTCGCGGCGTTCGAACAGCCGGAGCTGTTCGTCGAGGACGTGGGAAAGTTCTTCAGCACCCTGCGGTAG
- a CDS encoding NAD(P)-binding protein, whose product MRTIDADYLVVGAGAMGLAFTDTLVAESDATVVVVDRNDQPGGHWTTAYPFVRLHQPSAYYGVNSRSLGSDTIDHGGLNAGYYELASGAEVCAYFDAVMRQHLLPTGRVTYLPMSEYLGDGRVRTFGGDDIAVNAGRVVTTHVEIIVPSMRGPSYAVAPGVECVPPNDLPRIRDARDRYVIVGAGKTGMDACVWLLRHGVSPERLTWIKPRDSWILDRAAVQPGSQFAKRVLRDFSAQLNAVLEAESFPDLFARLEAKGCLMRIDQSIDPTMYRCAILSQAETEQLRRISDVVRMGHVQSIEPGRITLEGGTRDVDGSALYIDCSADGFARIEPTTVFTDERIALQAVRTCQPAFSAAVIGHVEATYSDDETKNAYCNPVPYPSDPIDWLRMMLAFNKNQLQWFTDPDMMAWVDASRLNVLHHVSAGVSERAREKIISVLNSNMPIINDKLETLVAQA is encoded by the coding sequence ATGCGGACGATCGACGCCGACTACCTCGTCGTCGGCGCGGGCGCGATGGGGCTCGCTTTCACCGACACGTTGGTGGCCGAATCCGACGCCACGGTCGTGGTGGTCGATCGCAACGACCAGCCGGGGGGCCACTGGACGACGGCCTATCCGTTCGTGCGGCTCCATCAGCCGTCGGCCTACTACGGAGTGAACTCGCGGAGTCTGGGCTCCGACACGATCGACCACGGCGGCCTCAACGCCGGCTACTACGAGTTGGCCAGCGGCGCCGAGGTCTGCGCGTACTTCGACGCGGTGATGCGTCAACACCTCCTGCCGACGGGTCGCGTGACGTACCTGCCGATGAGTGAGTACCTCGGGGACGGGCGGGTGCGCACGTTCGGCGGCGACGACATCGCAGTGAACGCGGGGCGGGTCGTCACCACCCACGTCGAGATCATTGTGCCGTCGATGCGGGGACCGTCCTATGCCGTCGCCCCCGGCGTCGAATGCGTCCCGCCCAATGACCTGCCGCGCATCCGCGACGCCCGCGACAGATACGTGATCGTCGGCGCAGGCAAGACCGGCATGGACGCGTGCGTATGGCTGCTGCGCCATGGTGTCTCGCCGGAACGGTTGACATGGATCAAACCCCGCGACTCGTGGATTCTGGATCGCGCCGCAGTTCAGCCGGGATCGCAGTTCGCCAAGCGCGTGCTGCGCGACTTCTCCGCCCAGCTCAACGCGGTGCTGGAGGCCGAATCGTTTCCCGATCTGTTCGCCCGGTTGGAGGCCAAAGGCTGTCTGATGCGTATCGACCAGTCGATCGATCCGACAATGTACCGGTGCGCGATCCTGTCGCAAGCCGAAACCGAGCAGTTGCGACGCATCTCCGATGTCGTGCGGATGGGCCATGTCCAGTCGATCGAGCCGGGCCGGATCACGCTCGAGGGCGGCACCCGCGACGTCGACGGGTCAGCACTCTACATCGACTGCAGCGCAGATGGTTTCGCACGCATCGAACCTACGACGGTGTTCACTGATGAGCGCATCGCCCTGCAGGCGGTGCGGACCTGCCAACCCGCTTTCAGCGCCGCCGTCATCGGCCACGTCGAAGCGACATACTCCGATGACGAGACGAAGAACGCGTACTGCAACCCCGTGCCCTATCCGTCGGACCCGATCGACTGGCTACGGATGATGCTGGCGTTCAACAAGAACCAACTGCAATGGTTCACCGATCCGGACATGATGGCATGGGTTGACGCTTCCCGCCTCAACGTCTTGCACCATGTCTCCGCAGGCGTCAGCGAGCGGGCCCGCGAGAAGATCATCTCCGTACTGAACTCCAATATGCCCATCATCAACGACAAGCTGGAAACGCTGGTGGCGCAGGCCTGA
- a CDS encoding ABC transporter ATP-binding protein, translating to MTTVNGPTPSTAVNGPTPSTVTEWRGKFDEDRSDDLPIDENLPRRREARALLGSLLRPYTRTLALLALVVVVGNAARLSVPLLVQRGIDRGIPPIIDGGSAHTLMMVVATMGVVVGVQATSRLFFLRRSGRVGQKVLLELRRRVFRHFQRLDIKFHDRYTSGRVVSRSTNDVEAIQDMLETGFDGLITAALTLIGTSILLVTLDVRLGLMCLAAFPILVALVWWFRNESAKIYRKVRESAALVIVQFVETMTGIKAVQAYRREPRNQEIFESVADDYREINEKTFRLLAIFMPGVKLVGNLTTGVVLLYGGYRVLHGEMTIGTLAAFLLYLRMFFEPMQEISQFFNTFQSASSALEKLAGVLAERPGISDPQRPVRLDTVRGDVAFHDVQFSYVEGRPVLPELDFTVPAGQTVALVGTTGAGKTTIAKLIARFYDPASGSVTLDGVDLRDLAQTELRRHVVMVTQENFMFDGTVADNIRFGRPDATDEEVVAAAAAVGADRFIDALPEGYDTDVAKRGGRLSAGQRQLVAFARAFLADPAVLILDEATSSLDIPSERMVQRALETVLADRTALVIAHRLSTVQVADRVLVLEHGRIIEDGTPEDLVGRTDGRYAALHRAWEESLA from the coding sequence ATGACTACGGTCAATGGGCCGACTCCGTCGACCGCGGTTAATGGGCCGACTCCGTCGACCGTCACCGAATGGCGCGGCAAGTTCGACGAGGACCGCAGCGACGACCTGCCGATCGACGAGAACCTGCCGCGGCGCCGCGAGGCCCGTGCGCTGCTGGGCTCGCTGCTGCGGCCCTACACCCGCACCCTTGCGCTGCTCGCCCTCGTCGTCGTGGTGGGAAACGCTGCGCGCCTTTCCGTTCCGCTTCTGGTCCAGCGAGGTATCGACCGCGGCATTCCACCGATCATCGACGGCGGCTCGGCGCACACCCTGATGATGGTCGTGGCGACGATGGGCGTGGTGGTGGGAGTGCAGGCCACCAGCAGACTGTTCTTCCTGCGGCGGTCGGGCCGCGTCGGGCAGAAGGTCCTGCTGGAGTTGCGTCGCCGGGTGTTCCGGCACTTCCAGCGACTGGACATCAAGTTCCACGATCGCTACACCTCGGGCCGTGTCGTGAGCCGGTCCACCAACGACGTCGAGGCCATCCAGGACATGCTGGAGACCGGCTTCGACGGCCTGATCACCGCGGCGCTCACACTGATCGGCACGTCCATTCTGCTTGTGACGCTGGATGTTCGGCTCGGACTGATGTGTCTGGCCGCCTTCCCCATCCTGGTGGCGCTGGTCTGGTGGTTCCGCAACGAGTCGGCCAAGATCTACCGCAAGGTCCGTGAGAGTGCCGCGCTGGTGATCGTGCAGTTCGTCGAGACCATGACGGGTATCAAGGCCGTGCAGGCGTACCGCCGTGAACCCCGCAATCAAGAGATCTTCGAAAGCGTCGCCGACGACTACCGCGAGATCAACGAGAAGACCTTCCGGTTGCTCGCGATTTTCATGCCCGGCGTGAAACTGGTTGGCAACCTCACCACCGGCGTGGTGCTGCTCTACGGCGGCTACCGGGTGCTGCATGGCGAGATGACTATCGGCACGCTGGCGGCGTTCCTGCTCTATCTGCGGATGTTCTTCGAGCCGATGCAGGAGATCTCGCAGTTCTTCAACACCTTTCAGTCGGCCTCCTCGGCACTGGAGAAACTGGCAGGCGTGCTCGCCGAGCGACCGGGGATCAGTGACCCGCAGCGGCCCGTCAGGCTCGACACGGTGCGCGGTGACGTCGCGTTCCACGATGTGCAGTTCTCCTACGTCGAGGGGCGGCCCGTTCTGCCGGAGCTGGACTTCACGGTGCCCGCCGGCCAGACCGTCGCACTCGTGGGCACCACGGGCGCGGGGAAGACGACGATCGCGAAACTCATTGCGCGCTTCTATGATCCGGCGTCGGGTTCGGTGACGTTGGACGGTGTCGACCTACGCGACCTTGCGCAGACCGAGCTGCGCCGCCACGTCGTGATGGTCACGCAGGAGAACTTCATGTTCGACGGCACCGTGGCCGACAACATCCGGTTCGGCAGGCCTGACGCGACCGACGAGGAGGTCGTCGCGGCGGCCGCAGCGGTCGGCGCCGACCGCTTCATCGACGCGCTTCCCGAGGGCTACGACACCGACGTCGCCAAGCGCGGCGGACGCTTGTCGGCAGGCCAGCGGCAATTGGTCGCCTTCGCCAGGGCTTTTTTGGCCGACCCTGCCGTGCTGATCCTCGACGAGGCGACGTCCTCGCTGGACATCCCCAGCGAGCGGATGGTGCAGCGCGCACTGGAGACGGTGCTGGCCGATCGGACCGCACTGGTCATTGCGCACCGGCTGTCCACGGTGCAGGTCGCCGACCGGGTGCTGGTGCTCGAGCACGGCCGCATCATCGAAGACGGCACGCCCGAAGACCTGGTCGGCCGCACCGACGGCCGGTACGCGGCGCTGCACCGCGCATGGGAAGAATCGCTGGCCTAG
- a CDS encoding ABC transporter ATP-binding protein: MTDSPNALRAAPAIAPPAKRARPSSDLWRILPYLMPYRGRWLAMLMTALLSLTATVAIPLMTKAVIDGPVRHQDQQGLWTLGAAAMGVGVAEAVFWFIRRWLVARATMGVEADIRKDLYARLQILPMSFHSRWPSGQLLSRIMNDLGTIRRFMSFGLVFLLLNVIQITVVTAILLAMYWPLGVVVLLSIVPIAATVLHFQQEYTRLSRLAQDQAGQVATHVEESALGLRVVKSFGREDYVYDRFDQRLTDLYDTQVDRVSVSAKFWTLLEIIPNLTLIVVLGFGAYAAGHGLVTMGTLVAFITMMLSLVWPIASLGFLLSMTQESFTAANRIAEIFDAPLEIVDGPDAVAPSGGRLELVDVGFRFPDAEPDNWVLRHVTATVEPGETLALVGSTGSGKSVLVSLLSRLYDVTEGSIRIDGTDIRDLSLPALRETVATAFEDPTLFSMSVAENLRLGAPDASNEQMAQAIEVAAAQFVYDLPFGLDTRIGEQGMSLSGGQRQRLSLARAILAAPRILVLDDTLSALDVHTEAIVEEALRRVLHAVTGIVVAHRASTVLLADKVALLDGGTITRIGTHAELLATVPQYRYLLAADSEFGVLDDGSERACDWQEAEDRSRLEVAYEEQEALERERVESRFVTSESEGR, translated from the coding sequence ATGACCGACTCTCCGAACGCGCTTCGCGCGGCACCCGCGATTGCGCCGCCTGCCAAGCGCGCGAGGCCGAGCTCGGATCTGTGGCGCATCCTGCCCTATCTCATGCCCTACCGCGGCCGCTGGCTCGCGATGTTGATGACAGCGCTTCTCAGTCTCACGGCCACCGTGGCGATTCCGTTGATGACCAAGGCGGTGATCGACGGTCCGGTGCGCCATCAGGACCAGCAGGGGCTTTGGACGCTCGGCGCCGCGGCCATGGGTGTCGGCGTCGCCGAGGCGGTGTTCTGGTTCATCCGGCGGTGGCTGGTCGCACGGGCCACCATGGGCGTGGAAGCCGACATCCGCAAGGACCTCTACGCCCGCCTGCAGATCCTGCCGATGTCGTTCCACAGCCGCTGGCCGTCTGGCCAGCTGCTGTCGCGGATCATGAACGACCTCGGCACTATTCGCCGGTTCATGTCGTTCGGCCTGGTCTTCCTGTTGCTCAACGTCATCCAGATCACGGTGGTTACCGCGATCCTGCTGGCGATGTACTGGCCACTCGGTGTGGTGGTGCTGCTGTCGATCGTGCCAATCGCCGCGACCGTGCTGCACTTCCAGCAGGAGTACACCCGCCTGTCGCGGCTGGCTCAGGATCAAGCTGGCCAGGTCGCTACGCACGTCGAGGAATCCGCGCTCGGACTGCGGGTGGTGAAGTCGTTCGGCCGCGAGGACTACGTCTACGACCGGTTCGACCAACGACTTACCGATCTGTACGACACCCAGGTCGACAGGGTGTCGGTGTCCGCGAAGTTCTGGACGCTGCTCGAGATCATTCCGAATCTCACGCTGATCGTGGTGCTTGGATTCGGGGCGTACGCCGCCGGCCACGGTCTGGTCACCATGGGCACGCTCGTCGCGTTCATCACGATGATGCTGTCGCTGGTCTGGCCGATCGCGTCGCTGGGCTTTTTGTTGTCGATGACGCAGGAGTCGTTCACCGCCGCGAACCGCATTGCCGAGATCTTCGATGCGCCACTGGAAATCGTCGACGGCCCCGACGCCGTGGCACCGTCGGGCGGACGGTTGGAACTGGTCGACGTCGGGTTCCGGTTTCCGGACGCCGAGCCGGACAACTGGGTTCTACGTCACGTCACGGCCACCGTGGAGCCAGGGGAGACCTTGGCGCTCGTCGGCTCAACCGGCTCGGGCAAGTCCGTCTTGGTCTCGCTGCTGTCGCGGCTGTACGACGTCACCGAGGGCTCGATTCGCATCGACGGCACCGATATTCGTGATCTCTCGCTGCCCGCGCTGCGCGAGACGGTGGCCACCGCGTTCGAGGATCCGACTCTGTTCTCGATGTCCGTCGCCGAAAACCTGAGGCTGGGCGCACCGGATGCGAGCAACGAGCAGATGGCCCAGGCCATCGAGGTCGCCGCCGCGCAGTTCGTCTACGACCTGCCGTTCGGTTTGGACACCCGCATCGGTGAGCAGGGCATGAGCCTGTCCGGTGGTCAGCGGCAACGGCTTTCGCTGGCACGTGCCATCCTGGCGGCGCCGAGGATTCTGGTGCTCGACGACACGTTGTCCGCGCTTGACGTGCACACCGAGGCCATCGTCGAAGAGGCGCTGCGCCGGGTGCTGCACGCGGTGACCGGCATCGTCGTCGCGCACCGGGCGTCGACCGTTCTGCTCGCCGACAAGGTCGCATTGCTCGATGGCGGCACCATCACTCGCATCGGCACCCATGCTGAATTGCTCGCCACCGTGCCGCAATACCGCTACCTGCTGGCCGCCGACAGTGAGTTTGGGGTACTCGACGACGGAAGCGAGCGCGCCTGCGACTGGCAGGAGGCCGAAGACCGAAGCCGCCTCGAGGTGGCCTACGAAGAGCAGGAAGCGCTGGAACGCGAACGCGTCGAGTCCAGGTTCGTCACCTCGGAATCCGAGGGCCGATGA